A genomic window from Streptococcus sanguinis includes:
- a CDS encoding DUF4649 family protein, translating into MIEITYLDAVKQERKMTFESYQEFEQSQQACLIGVADYYPVKKLTYKGHDLNYQGTYGDVFFFLMKQDLTKFD; encoded by the coding sequence ATGATTGAAATTACATATTTGGATGCTGTCAAGCAGGAGCGGAAGATGACCTTTGAGTCTTATCAGGAGTTTGAGCAGTCCCAGCAAGCCTGCTTGATTGGAGTGGCAGATTATTACCCAGTTAAAAAATTGACTTATAAAGGCCATGATTTGAACTACCAGGGTACTTACGGCGACGTCTTCTTTTTCCTGATGAAGCAGGATTTGACAAAGTTTGACTAA
- the trxA gene encoding thioredoxin yields the protein MVKAITDATFEQETKDGLVLIDFWATWCGPCRMQGPILDKLSEELSEDELKIVKMDVDENPATARAFGIMSIPTLLFKKDGQVVKQVAGVHTAQQIKAIVADLG from the coding sequence ATGGTAAAAGCAATCACAGATGCAACATTTGAGCAAGAAACAAAAGACGGCTTGGTGCTGATTGACTTTTGGGCGACTTGGTGCGGGCCTTGTCGCATGCAGGGACCAATCCTTGATAAGCTCTCAGAGGAACTTTCCGAAGACGAGCTCAAGATTGTCAAGATGGATGTGGATGAAAATCCAGCTACAGCACGCGCCTTTGGTATCATGTCTATCCCGACCCTGCTCTTTAAAAAAGACGGTCAAGTCGTCAAGCAGGTGGCGGGCGTTCATACTGCCCAGCAGATTAAAGCGATTGTGGCAGACTTGGGATAA
- a CDS encoding DUF2992 family protein has protein sequence MDKISMTLTVYFEEGFWHGLFEQEHAKSYRVCRVTFGAEPSTQELLDFLNRYYHRLQFSPSIRVKEQTKSVSPKRLQRQAKKEQMASRSSKSQEALKLQFEEQKKIARVKRKQQKELAKQRKFELKQQKRLEKHKGH, from the coding sequence ATGGATAAGATTTCAATGACGCTGACAGTTTATTTTGAAGAGGGATTTTGGCACGGCCTTTTCGAGCAGGAACATGCTAAATCTTATAGAGTTTGCCGAGTCACCTTTGGTGCAGAGCCTAGTACGCAGGAATTGTTGGATTTTCTAAACCGTTATTATCATCGGTTGCAGTTTAGTCCTAGCATTAGGGTGAAGGAGCAGACTAAGTCGGTCAGTCCTAAACGCCTGCAGAGACAGGCTAAAAAGGAGCAGATGGCTTCACGTTCTTCAAAGTCTCAGGAAGCGCTGAAGCTTCAATTTGAAGAGCAAAAGAAAATCGCTCGAGTCAAGCGCAAGCAGCAGAAAGAACTGGCTAAGCAAAGGAAATTCGAACTCAAACAGCAAAAACGATTGGAAAAGCACAAGGGGCATTGA